One Panicum virgatum strain AP13 chromosome 3N, P.virgatum_v5, whole genome shotgun sequence DNA segment encodes these proteins:
- the LOC120664263 gene encoding uncharacterized protein LOC120664263: MANMIIKNTITPAICGAIPDKDQDGNELSAKAYLAKVEENFKSSSKTYASTLIMKMLTSQYDGQSGIREHIMSMCDMANKLKTLDMAISDGFLVHFIMTSLPAQYSPFKISYNTQKATWSMAELISYCVEEEERQKAERMKDAVNMVSERFGRVSMSNTPKHQAESGSSRQHKRKFNGHKSKAVSHKKTSNERLCKFCKSPKHEQKDCHGFKEWLKNKGIQFDPNYKRGGAKSKSG; encoded by the exons ATGGCCAACATGATCATTAAGAACACGATCACACCGGCCATCTGTGGTGCTATTCCTGATAAGGACCAGGATGGTAATGAGCTGAGCGCCAAGGCATACCTTGCCAAGGTGGAGGAGAACTTTAAGAGTTCTTCCAAGACTTATGCTAGCACCCTGATCATGAAGATGCTGACTTCACAGTATGATGGGCAAAGTGGAATCAGGGAGCACATTATGagcatgtgtgacatggcaaatAAGCTGAAGACACTGGATATGGCTATCTCTGATGGTTTTCTGGTGCACTTCATCATGACTTCTCTGCCAGCACAGTATAGTCCCTTCAAAATAAGCTACAACACTCAGAAGGCGACTTGGAGCATGGCTGAGCTCATTAGCTACtgtgttgaggaagaagaaaggcagaaagctgaaaggatgaaggatgctgtcaacatggtcagcgagcgctttgggcgtgttagcatgagcaacactcctaagcatcaggctgaatctggcagcagcaggcagcataaGAGAAAGTTTAATGGCCATAAGAGCAAGGCCGTGTCACATAAGAAGACATCTAATGAGAGGCTGTGCAAGTTCTGCAAGTCACCTAAACATGAGCAGAAGGATTGCCATGGATTTAAGGAGTGGCTTAAGAACAAAG GTATTCAGTTCGATCCGAACTATAAGAGAGGGGGAGCGAAGTCTAAGAGTGGCTGA
- the LOC120667543 gene encoding auxin-responsive protein SAUR40-like — protein MATASSKGARKKSLISRTLERCRSGLSRIGAAAGRAAPVAGCFPVYVGPERARFVVRAEFASHPLFRRLLDDAEREYGHAARGPLALPCDVDAFLDVLWHMEHDGEDDDEGGEITPPAAVSSSPICGLRSCGSKGRASGYRMMNPRSSPVVARRWPGGESKASSHARTRSYS, from the coding sequence ATGGCGACGGCGTCGAGCAAGGGCGCGAGGAAGAAGAGCCTGATTTCACGAACCCTGGAGCGGTGCAGGTCCGGGCTGAGCCGGATcggcgctgccgccggcagggcggcgccggtggcggggTGCTTCCCGGTCTACGTGGGGCCCGAGCGGGCGCGCTTCGTGGTGCGCGCCGAGTTCGCCTCCCACCCGCTCTTCCGCCGCCTCCTGGACGACGCTGAGCGCGAGTACGGGCACGCGGCGCGGGGCCCGCTCGCGCTGCCCTGCGACGTCGACGCGTTCCTCGACGTCCTCTGGCACATGGAACACGACGGCGAGGATGACGACGAGGGCGGCGAGATCACCCCACCCGCGGCCGTGTCGTCGTCGCCGATCTGCGGGTTGCGGAGCTGCGGCAGCAAGGGGCGCGCCTCGGGTTACCGGATGATGAACCCGAGGTCGTCTCCGGTGGTCGCTAGGCGGTGGCCTGGAGGTGAGAGCAAAGCATCTAGCCACGCGCGCACCCGATCATACAGTTAG